TTCCGGCCAACTGGGCGCAGGTCAACGATGTGGTGGTGCGCAACATGGAGCGCATCTTCCGCCCCAGTGCCAACGTCAAAGACGAACTGAACCAGGTTTGCAGCGAAATCAACCCCCTCCTCAAGTGAAATCCCCCTCAAATCAACCCCGCACAGGTGAAGAAATGACCACCAACCACACCCCCGTTCCCCGCACCTCCTCCCGCCCCCGCAAAGGGGGCTGGGAATCCCAGTGGGTGGGCCTGCTGTTCGTGCTGCCCTTCATGATCGGACTGACGGTGCTGTTCATCGGGCCGATTCTGGCGGTGCCCATCATGTCCCTGTACAACTGGGTTCTGCCGCGCGCCCCCGAATGGATTGGCCTGGGAAATTACGCACGCATGGGCACCGACCGCGAAGTCCTGCATTCGGTGTGGGTCACCGTGCTCTTTGTGGTGATGCTGGTGCCCACCAACATCATCCTGGCCCTCGGACTGGCCCTCCTGCTCAATGTGAAAGCAAAAGCCCTCGGGTTTTTCCGCATGGCCCTGTTCTCTCCGGTGGTGGTCCCATTGGTGGCCTGGGCGCTGGTCTGGCGCTTTGTGCTGCAACCCGACTTCGGACTGGTCAACGTGCTGCTGGGCAAACTGGGCATCCAGGGACCCAACTGGCTCTTTGAAGCCCCCTGGGCACTCATTGCCGTGGTGGTCTGTCTGGTGATCGAGCACGTCGGAATGAACATGCTGATCTTTCTGGGCGCACTGCAAAACGTGCCTGCAGAGGTGCACGAGGCCGCCAAAATCGACGGGGCCAATTCCAGCCAGACTTTCTTCAAAGTCACGCTGCCCCTGATGTCTCCCACAGTGTTCCTGACCGTGATTGTGACCCTGATTGGAGCACTGAAATCCTTCGCTCCCATCTACGTCCTGACCGGAGGAAGTGACGCCACCAGCGTCCTGATGGTGCAGATGTGGAAACAGGGCTTCAAGTACTTCGATTTCGGTTATGCCTCGGGCCTCTCCTGGCTGATCTTCCTGGTGATGCTGACCCTGACCTGGATGCAATGGCAGCTTCGCAAACGGTGGGTGTTCTATGAATCTTGATCGGAATGTGAACCGTTCCAGTCTGCGTGTTGTGTCAAACGGGGTTTACTACCTGGTGATGCTGCTTCTGGCTGTGCCCTTCCTGTTCCCGACAGTGTGGATGTTCGCGGCCTCCCTGAAAAGCGATCAGGAGATCTTCCAGAACCCCCTCGCGCTCATTCCCCAGAGCATCAGCTGGACCAACTTCGTTCGCATCTTCCACGACTATCCTTTTGCCGCCCAGTACTTCAACAGCGTCTACATCGCCATTGTGGTCACCCTCTGCACCCTGGTGATCGGAGCACTGGCCGGATACGGATTCGCAAGGCTGCGTTTTCCCGGCAAGGACTTCATGTTCATCCTCTGCCTGTCCGCCATGATGCTGCCCAGCGAAGCCCTCTCCATCCCGCAATTCGCCCTCTTCAAGTTTCTGGGACTGAACAACACCCACATCCCCATCATCCTTTTGCAAATCTTCGGCGGCACAGGAGCGCTGGCGGTCTTCATGATGCGCCAGCACTTCCTGACCCTGCCCAAAGAACTGGACGAGGCTGCCCTGATGGACGGCCTGGACCGCTGGGGGATCTTTTGGAAGATCATGCTCCCCCTGGCCCGTCCAGTTCTGGTGGCTACTGCCATCTTCGCCTTCCTGAACTCCTGGAACGACTACTTCAACCCGCTGGTCTACCTCAACTCCAGCGAACAGTACACCCTCCCCCTCGGCCTGCAGACCTTCACCGACCCTCTGGGCGGCGTGTTCTGGAACCTCACCCTGGCGGCCTCCACCTTATCGACCTTACCTCTCTTGCTGGCCTTTCTGGTGGCGCAACGGCAGTTTGTGCAGTCGATGGTGGGGTCTGGGGTGAAGGGCTAGGAAGCCGAGGGCCGAGGGCAAATCCTGCTTCTGCTCAAGCCCTGCAGATTTGACATTTCGCTGAAGCCTTTGCACTGTACGCTCTCGGCTCTCGGCTCTCGGCTCTCGGCTCTCGGCTCTCGCAACAAGATTCACCTGTCCATCCTCCAGACCTCCCATTCCACCACTCCCAGGAGACCCCCCATGACCCATGAACATTCCACAGACATCCTGATTGCCGGAGGCGGCCTGGGCGGTGTTGCAGCGGCCCTCTCTGCCCTCGCACTGGGCCGCAAGGTGATCCTCACCGAAGAAACCGACTGGCTTGGTGGTCAACTCACCAGTCAGGCCGTGCCCCCCGATGAAGCGTGGTGGATCGAGGAATCCGGTGCCACCGCCAGTTACCGCCGTTTCCGTGAGCTGGTGCGCAGGTACTACCGCGAGCATTACCCTTTAAAGCCTGAAATTGCAGCAGATCCTTTCCTGAACCCCGGTCTGGGCAACGTGTCCCGCCTGTGCTTTGAACCCCGTGTGGGTGTGGCCGTGCTGGAACAGATGCTGGCCCCTTACCGGGCGTCCAGGCAACTGGAAGTGTGGATGCAGCATGTCCCCATTGCTGCTGAAACCGAGCGGGATTCCATCCAGAGTGTGACCTTCAAGAGCCTGACCACCGGAGAACACCACACCGTTGCTGCAAAAATGGTGCTGGACGCCACCGAACTCGGGGATCTGCTGGAACTGGCGGGTGCAGAGCATGTGATCGGGGCGGAATCCCAGTTGCAAACCGGAGAACTGCATGCCCTGGAAGGCGCAGCCAACCCGCTGGACCAGCAGGCCATCAGCTGGTGTTTTGCGCTGGACCACACAGAAGGTCAGGACCACACCATCGAGAAACCCGAGCAATACAGTTTCTGGAAAGACTATCAGGCCCCCTTCTGGCCAAACAGACAACTGTCCTGGAACGACCTGCACCCCATCACCCTGAAGCCCCGCTTTCGGGATCTGTTCAGCGATCCGGTGGTGCAACTGCACAAGGGGGATTTCTGGCATTACCGCCGGATCTTCCACAAGGGCCACTATGAGGAGGGCCTTTACCCCAGCGACATCACCCTGGTGAACTGGCCGCAGATCGATTACTGGCTGGGTCCCATCATCGGGGTCAGCGAGCAGGAGAAACAGCAGCACCTGAAAGGGGCCATGCAGCTCAGCCTGTCTCTGCTGTACTGGATGCAGACCGAGGCCCCCAGGCACGATGGCAAGGGATATGGTTATCCTGGTCTTCGCCTCAGGGGAGACATCACTGGAACCGAGCACGGTCTGGCCAAGAGCATCTACGTGCGGGAGTCCCGCAGGATCCAGGCGGAGTTCACGGTGCTGGAGCAGCATGTGGGTGTGGAGGCCCGCAAAGGCCTGTCTGGTGCGGAGGCTTTCCAGGACAGCGTGGGAATCGGGCAGTACCGCATTGACCTGCACCCCTCCACTGCAGGCAGGAGTTACATTGATGTGGAAAGCTATCCTTTCCAGATCCCTCTGGGAGCCCTGATTCCGGTTCGCATGGAGAACCTGCTGCCAGCCTGCAAGAACCTTGGGACCACCCACATCACCAACGGCTGTTACCGCCTGCATCCGGTGGAATGGAACATCGGGGAAGCTGCAGGAGCACTGGCGGCTTACTGTCTGGAAAAAGGACTGAAGCCCCGTGAAGTGCGCAACACCGCTCACCATCTGGCCGATTTCCAGGGTGTCTTGACCCTCAGCCTGGGGTTTGAGTTGCAGTGGCCGGAACAGTACCGTTTGCTGGCCTCTCCGGGGTTCTGAGAGGAACCCGAGCAGCACAAAGACAGGGCAGAAGAGAGGTTCTCTGCCCTGTCTTTCTCTGAAGAGCGACACCAGCATGGGGTCTTCCCTGAGGGTGACGGGATCTGTCGCGGGCGGGTCCTATGCTGCTCTTCACAGGGGGAATCATTGTGCTGAGCGATGAAGACAAAACACGCATCCAGGCCGAGGAAGCATTTCGGGCACAAGCGGCAAAAGAAGCCCAGAAGAAAGCCAGCAAAAAAGGCATGGGCTGTGGAGGCTGGTTTTTCACCCTCCTGGCTGTTTTTGTTGTGGTGGGCATGCTGGCACCGAAAGACACGTCTACATCATCTTCTGGATCTTCCGGTTCAGGCACTTTAAATTCTGCTGGTCAGACAGCATCAGAACCGTCAACGCCGCCTGCCGCCCCAAAAGACGATCTGGAGCTTCTTTCTGCAAAATGGAGCAGTGATGGTTTTGCTGGATATGTCATTGGAAAGGTCAAAAACAACACAAACCATGACTATGGCTATGCCCAGATCACTTTCAACCTCTATGACAAAGAAGGGAATCAGATTGGAACAGCCGTGGACAACATCAACAACTTGAAAGCGGGTGGAGTGTGGGCTTACAAAGCTCTTGCTCTGGCAGAGGATGTGGCCACATATGAATTTTCTGAAGTAACTGGCTTCTGAGTTTGAAGTTGCGCCCTGCAGGTCAATGGTGAACCATCAACAAAAGGATGGCCAGAAACGCGAAGGGCAGCACAAGTTCCAGCCATTCGTGTTGAAAAAGTGGAGCAGAAGGGGTGTTGTTGATTTTTTCCTTTATGCCCAGCCTGTGAACAGAAGACCATAGAAAAATCACAGTGAAAATACAAATTGCTACAAGGACATCCTGCCAGGAGCTCCTCTCACTTCCAGCATAAAGGTTCAGGCAAAATACGAAAAAGGCTGAAGCGATGCTCACTGCAAATCGGGTTGATCGATAATTCGTTTTTTCATCTGACATGGGTGCATTGTAGCAAGCGTGAAATCCTTCAGCTGTTTTCAGAGTCAGCACAACAAGAAGAGGCGCACACGTGCGCCTCTTCTCACTTGAAATTCTTTACCCCTGAAGCTGCTCTCTCAAGAACCCCATCAGGTCATGCACAGTCTGGCGGTCAAATTTGAAGTTCAGGCCGCACTTTTCATAGAGTTCTGGCACAGAGAGGCTGTCTCCGGGTTCCAGGGCTTCCAGGTACTGCTGCAGGGTTTTTTCGGGGTTTTCCTGGTGGTTTTTCCAGAGCTGCACAGCCCCCAGACCGCTCAGGGCGTACTCGATGTAGTAAAAGGGGTGGTTGAACATGTGGTAATACTGCCACACCTTGCCTTTTTCGGCTTCGAAACCTGACCAGTTGGGTTGCGGCTGGAAGCGGTCCAGCAGTTCGCGGCTCTTCTGGTCCAGCATTTCAATGGTGATGTCTTCGGGGGCTTCGCTGTAAAGCCAGTGCTGGAAGGCGTCCATGTAGCACATCCAGGGCAGGTTGTGCACCGACTGCCGGATGGCGGATTCTTTGGCCCGCTGGATTTCTTGCGGCGTGTAGAACGGGGTCAGGTGATCCAGGGCGATCAGTTCCATGCCCATGGAGGGCACCTCCACAAACTCGGTGGCAGAGAAAGCATTCCAGATCAGGCGCTGGGTGCGCATGCTGACATAAGCATGGAAGGCATGCCCGAATTCGTGCAGGGTGGTGGACACATCCCCTTCGGTGCCGACCACGTTTTGCAGCACGAACGGCAGTTTTTCGGTGTCGATGGTGGTGCAGTAGGCGTGGCTCATCTTGTTTTCGCGGGAGCCCAGGTCCATGGCACGGCGGTCTTTGAGGGTCTTGAACATCTCGCCCAGTTTGGGGCTGAGGCTGAAGAACACCTGTTCGGTTTTGTTTTCCAGTTCTTCCACGGTGCTGAAAGGTTGCAAAGCAGGGCGGTTCTGGGGGTCCATCTGGGAACGCCAGTAGAAGTCCCAGGGTTTCAGTTCTTCAATGCCCAGACCCTGGCGGTGTTGTTCCAGCAGTTCCAGAGTGAAAGGCACCACTTCTGTTTCAATGGTTTCATGGAAATCCAGGCAGTCCTGGGGGGTGTAATCAAACCGGTGGTACCTGTCCCACATGTAATCCCGGTAGTTGGCATGCCCAGAATTGCGGTGGATTTGCTGGCGCAACTTCAGTTGCTTCAAGAACACCTCGTCCAGTTTTGGGGCGATCTCCAGACGGGCTTTTTGCCAGGCTTTCCAGGCCTCTTCACGCTCCTGGCGGTCTGGAGAGAGCAACAGTTGTTCCACCCGGGGCACCGTGATCTGCTCTCCCCGGAAGTCAATCAGCATCCCTCCCGTGATCTGGCTGTACTGCTGTTTCAATTCGGCAAGCTGGGTTCTGAGGGGCACACTGTCCACATGAAAAGCCCGGTCATCTGCCTCAAAACGCTTTGCCAGCAAACGGGCATCTGCAGGCAGGTGCGCGGGAGCCACAGTCAGCAGTTTCTTCCTGAGGTCGGACACAGCCACATCCCGATGGGGCTGGATTCCATTGAGGTACTCCAGGTAGGCGTTTTGCACTTCTTCATCTGCGGTGTTGAGGTCTGCGTTGAGGCTGCGCACATGGACCACCTGATCGAGTTCGCGGTCCAGTTCGCTCCAGTCCAGCAGGAAAGCCTCGATGGTCTCAGGGGTCAGTTCACGGTCCAGCAGTTCCTGGTAACGTGGCTGGTACACTTCCCAGCTGACAGGACGGTCTTTCAAGAGGGGGTTGATGGTGGCGGTCATGCAGTCAATCTAACATGTGGTTTGTCCAGGGCAGTCTGCCATTGTGCTTATTCAGAGGTCAAAAGCGAAACTCAGAAGAAGCCGTCCAGTGCACTGAAATACGCCAGCTTTTGCGGGTCCAGCTGCTCCAATCCATATTCCTGCCAGAAGACCTCTTCCCAGCCCGGACCGCAGTTGTATTGCGTGCTCCACAAAGCCAGGGTCAGGTCGGTGTGGCGGTCACTGAGGCCTGCCCGTCCCACATCCACAAAACCAGAAAGCTGCCCATCCTGATAAAGCACGTTGGGAAAGCAGTAATCCCCATGGGTGAGCACCAGGTCTTCAGGGGGGATGCTCTGTTCAAGCTGTTCCAGCATGTCCTCAGGGGAAACCTCTGCAAAACCAGTTTGATCCACCAGCCCTGCTGCAAGGCGCAGTCTGGCTTCCGGCAGTCTGGTTTTGACAGAGCGGTCAAAAGGACAGTCCTGAACGGGCAAACTGTGCCAGCGTTTCAGGCTGAGTGCAAACCAGCGTACTGCCTGCTCTCTGTCTTTTATCGCCAGAACAGACAGGTCCTGCCCGGCAATTCTGGAGGTCAGCAGGAATTCATGGCCCTCCTGCTGGCTGAAGTGCAGCACTGCGGGAACAGGCAGATGTTGACCCAGCCACAGCAGTTTCTGTTGCTCCAGTTGCAGTGAATCTGCCGTCTGAACCCGTTGCACTTTGAGAAACTTCTGGTCTGCAGCAAACACCCACGCCCCACTGCGGCCCACAGACACCTCGGCCCAGGTTTCCTGCCGAATCAGGGCTTGCAGGTCATCCGGGACGGGAAAGGGAAAGGTCATGGGGTCAGGGTAAAGCATCTGGAAAGCCCAGACATCTGCCAGATGGCTCTGGCCGGACGATTTCTCGGGCAGCTTAAGCCACCCAGACGATGCATGACCTGCACCCCTCAGGCACAATGAAGCATCCCAGAGCAGCCACAAGGAGGTGCCCCATGGGAGGAAAAGCACTGAAAAACCATCCCACCCGCAGGTACCACACCGATGAATACCTGAAGTTGTACCAGGAAATGGAACCTGTATTGCAGGAAATCGTGCAGGGCCGTGTGGAACTGCTGCCGTTTTACACCACCAAAGAAACCCACGGAGACATGGACATCGTGGTGGAATCCGACCACCTGCCTCCCAACTGGACCGAGAAAGTCATGGAGCGCTTTGCTTCCAGAGACTGCTACAACAACGGGGACACCTTCACTTTTGAATTTCGGGATTTGCAGATCGATCTGATCAAGGCCACCGCAGAGGAATTTGAGCACACCCTCAACTTTCTGAGTTTCAATGACCTGGGGGGCCTGCTTGGAAAACTGGCCAACCACCTGGGCTTCAAACTGGGCCACCAGGGCTTGCAGTACCGGGTGAAGGACGGCACCAACACCGTGCGTGTTCTGAAACTCACCTCGGATTACCTGCAGAGCCTGGAGTTTCTGGGATACGATCCAGAGCGTTTCAGGCAGGGCTTTGACACCCTGCGTGAAGTCTATGAATACGTGTGTTCCAGCCCGTATTTCTATCCGGGTTGCTGCCTGATCGAGAACCAGAACAGCAAGAACCGCCAGCGGGACCGCAAGCGCCCCACCTACCAGGGGTTCCTGGAATTCATGGAAGAGGAGGGGTACCTGGAGCGCATTCCCCATCCGGTTTCCACCCGTGAAGAACAGCTTCAGCGTGCCATCGACACCTTCCCTGGTTTTGAAGAAGCGTTGCAGGACACCTACCGTTTTCTGGAGCTGAAACGTGCAGCCCACCAGAAATTCAACGGCCACATGGTGCGGGAATGGTCTGGTGTGGAAGGCCAGCACCTCGGGGAAGTGATGATGGAACTGCGTCACACCTTTCCCGGAGTGGATGCCACTGACTTTGAACAGTGGGTGCTGGACACCGACCTGCAGGCCATCCGGCAGGAAGTGGAAGGTGTGGTTGAGCGGTTGAAACCCGGCTGGACAGCGTCCTGACCTGCCAGAGGTCATTTTCTTTTCAGGATTCCAGCATGGCGTTCATTTTGCACCTGCAACAGAAAGCGGTATCCCTCTTTCTGGGGGGTTGCAGCGTTCAGGTTGCTCATGCTCAGCTTGAGGGTCCCGGTTTCGACGGTTTTGTCGCTGTTCCAGAGTTGCAAGTCCACCCAGATTGTGGGGGGCAGAAGAGACTGCTTGAAAACCACAGATGTTCCATGGGCCAGACCTTCCACCAGGTGGGTCTGGTTGTTCCAGTTCAGGGTTCCAGTGATGCGGTAGCTCTGCTCACCCAGCCATTCTGCCTGAAGGTTCATTTTCAGGGGCTGGGGGGTGGAGGACTGGTGCCACAGGGTGCTGGTGTTTTTCATGGTCCAGATTTGATCTCCAAGGGTCCAGGTCCAGAAATCCCCCTGGTGCAAGACATTCAGGGCAGGCCACAGGCTGAGTGGAGAGGATTTCAGCTGGAGGTTTTGTTGAAAAACATGCTGGGAGGTTTTCAGGTTCCACCTGCCCCACATCACGTTCTGGTCTTCCTGGTCAAAAGGGGTGAGGTCTGCAGCGTAGTCCAGTTGACCCGGGTGGGACCAGAGTTTGATCAGCCCTGTGTAACAGCTTGGCAGCAAAGGGATGCTCTTCTGGAAAGTCCAGGTGGAGGTGTCCCAGAATTCCACAAAACCATCGATGTAGGCCACAGACAGCACGGCACTGGAAGCATCAAAGGCCACAGCCACTGGAAAAGCGCTGGCGTATTCAGCACAATCTTTGTGGTGAGACAGGGTGATGGGCAGAACTTTTCCGCTGCTGGTGTCAATCACCCCTTCAGAACCAATGGCGTACTGGCCGGTTTCAGAGAAAGTCCAGAGAGGTGAAAAGTCTTTCAGGGAAGCCGAAATTTTTTCTCCAGTGTTCAGGCTGTACACGGCAGTTTCAGGATAGAACTGCACAAGGTGGTCTGCATCTTCAGTGATGACTCCCGTGAGAGGAAAGGTTTTGAGCACCTGGAACGTTTCTGCAGAGAGGATCTGGGTGTTTTCTGCTGTCACCTTCACAAAAGTGTCGTCTGTGCGGTGGTGCAGGATGCCTTTCAGGTCAGCAGGAAAGTTCCTGTTCACAAAGTCACCTGTTTGCACATCCTGAGCCAGCATGTGTTGCTCTGAAAAGCGAACCAGCTGGTTGCGTTTGGAATCCAGCGTGATGAAGTGTTCTTCAGGGATGGTTTCTCCCTGCCACTCTCCCCGCAGGATCAGGGGACTGGAAGCAAAAGGGATTTGAATGGTGGTGTTGCAGGCTGTGAGCATCAGAATACCGATCAAAAAAGCATATTTTTTCATGCTTCAATCATAGTGGCTCTGGTTTTGCTCTGTGGGCTGTGCTGCTGTACAACCCACCCAGATGTGGGTATGCTGTTTCGGTTGTTTGTTTGAGACGGTCATCTGCAACTGTGTGTCCTCATGCGCTTGCAACAGGTGGGATCACACTGCTTTTTACGGTCTGCCCTTTACAATCATGATCAGACACTTGAATTGCCACACTTGCACTGCCACATTTTCCCTGGGAGCCACGCATGACATTATTACAACCTCCAGACCTTGCCCTGCGCTGGCCTGAACATGCAGAAGACCAGTTCGCAGAACTGTTTGCCCAGGCGTTGCGGGGCAGCAAGGCTGCGGTGTGGCTGCAGGATCCACAGGCTTCCAGAGGGGTGCTCAAGCCCCTGGGGACTTATGGTTTGCACGGATCAGACCTTGAGTTGCTGGAATCTGCACGCCTTGACCTCAATGAACCTTCTCTGGGAAACCGTGCCCAGCAGGCGGAGCGCATTCAGGTGATGTGGACCCGCCAGCACAGTGAAATGGGCGCAGTGGAAGCTGCATTGATGGAGGCTTATGGCCTGGACACCCTGTTCTGCTGTGCCCTCAGGCTGCCAGACGATACCCTGGGGCTCATTTACGCTGCCACCACAGCGTCCTATGATCCAGATCTGGGCTCGATCATTCAGGCGGCGCAGGTGGCCCAGTCCCTGACCATTGGATTGCACCGCCAGATGTTGCAGCAGCAAACCGACCAGATCAACCGCCGTTTGCAGCAGATTCTGGACCGCACCCCAGATTTGATTGTTACCCGCACGGGGCTGGTGATCAACACTGTGAATCAGGCCTGTCAGCACCTGCTGGGGTACAGCCCCGAAGAGATGATCGGGCGTCCGCTCACCGATTTCATGCATCCTGCAGACCGCCAGTCTTCCATTGGCATGAATGTGAAAATCCTGCAGGGCACCATGGTGCGGGATTACCGCAACCGGTACCTGCACAAGAATGGGCAGGTGGTTTACCTGTCCTGGAACACTTCGGACGAGGGGAACGGCAACATCATCTCCATTGCCCGCGACATCACCCCCCAGGTCAAACAGGAAAAACTGCTTCAGGAAACCGAACGGCGTTTCAAAACCGTGGCAGACAGCGCTCCGGTTCTGATCTGGATGGGCACGGCAAACCGGGAATGCCAGTTTTTCAACCAGGGCTGGCTGGAATTCACCGGGCGCACCTTGCAGCAGGAACTGGGTCAGGGCTGGCGTGAAAGGGTGCACCCCGAGGACCTGGAGGCCTGCCTGGAAACGTACCAGGTTCATTATGGACAGCACAATGCATTCGAGCTGGAATACCGCCTGAAGCGCTTTGATGGACAGTACCGCTGGATTGTGGACCGTGGGGTGCCCCGCTTCACCGAAGATGGCATGTTTCTGGGCTTCATTGGGGCCTGCATTGACATCCATGACCGCAAGCTGGCCCAGGGCAGGCTGGAGCAGCAAGAAGGCCAGTTGCGGGAACTGATGAACGTGCAAAAACGCTTTGTGGCGGATGCCGCCCACGAACTGCGGACCCCTTTAACGGCCATTCAGGGCAACCTCGACATCCTGATGCGCTACCAGAACATCCCTGAAGACGACCAGAGGGAAATCATCTGGGATGTGCAGCGGGAAGCCACCCGTCTGGGAAGGCTGGTCAACGACATGTTGCAACTGGCCCGTGGAGACGCTGGCATAGAGTTCCAGGAAGAAGAGGTGAGCCTGACCGGGGTGATGCTGGAGGTCTGGCGTGAAATGGAACGTCTGCAGATCGGGCATCATTTGCAACTGCATGACCTGGAGGAAGTGCAGGTGGTGGGAGACCGCGACCGTCTGAAGCAACTGCTGCTGATCCTGCTGGAAAATGCTTTCAAATACACCCCGCTGGGAGGCCGGGTGGATGTCTCCCTGAAAAAGCACCCCACGCTGGCTGAGCTGCGCATTGCAGACAATGGGGTGGGCATTGCCCCTGAAGACCTGGAAAGGGTGTTTGAGCGTTTTTACCGTGCAGACCAGAGCCGTCATCGTGGAGAGGATCCTGGTGGGACCGGACTGGGCTTGCCCATTGCCCGCTGGATTGTGGAAGGCCATGGGGGTCACATCTGGATTGAAAGCGAGCTGGGTCAGGGCACGGCGGTGGTGGTGCAGTTGCCTCTGGAAGGTGGGCTTCAGGTTTAGAATTTTCAAGTTTAGAATAACGTTATTCTAAAATGAAATTGTCTTCTGAAACAACAAAAACGTTCACAAAATTGCAGGATTGAGGGCCTGTTTTTGGGGTTGTTCCATGGGAAGCCTGTGAAGAGCCCAGAGCATGGGTTTTCGGGACTGTCCTGAAGACAGGGTGGCTGGAAGGGCTGTCCTGAGGCAGACCAATTCATCGGCTGGTCTGCCATGCGTATAGACACCCGCAGACTTTGAGTGTTCTGATTCATTTTTGCAAGATTTGATTGAATGTCCTGAGTGCATGTGATCCATGTTGGATCGATTCACTGGATGGGTGTCAGGTGTTTTCAGGCCCCTGATGCAAAACCCGGAGGGCTTGATGTGCTTTTGTGCGTTCTTCTGGCTGCTGTGTCCTGGTGGTTGTGTTGACTTCCACCCAACGCAGCTCTTACCATGTGACCAGATTTGATTGCTCAGATTTGATAAGGCTCTCAGACCCATCCTGCAGGACATTTTTCTGCATGGAAGGTCTGGACGGGAGACAGCATGCTTGATGTTTTGATCCGGCAGGCACGGGTCATTGATGGCACCTCGGCCCCCTGGTTTGTGTCTGATGTGGGGCTGGAAAATGGAAAAATCGTCTGGCTGGGTCCAAACTGTCCTTTGCCTGCCAGACAGACCCTGGACGCCACGCACCTGTACCTCTCTCCGGGCTGGATCGACAGCCACACCCACGATGACACTGCAGTGCTGCTCCAGCCTGACCATCCCTGCAAATCCAGACAGGGGATCACCACAGTGGTGGTGGGCAATTGCAGTTTCAGCAATTACCCGCTGGCAGGTGATCCTGCCCTGCTGATGCACCATTATCAGGCTCTGCTGGGAACCACCGCAGAACACCTGTTTTTTGCAGATTTTCAGGCTTACCAGCAGCGTCTGAACCAGCAGGGGGCCGCTGTGAACGTGGTGTCTCTGGTGGGTCATGCTGCACTGAGGCTGGCTGCAATGGGCTACAGCCAGCGTCCAGCCAGCCCTTCAGAGCGCTTGCAGATGTGCCAGATGCTGGAAACACAGTTGCAGCAGGGGGCTTTCGGGCTGTCGCTGGGTCTGGTGTACCCTCCGGGGGCTTATGCAGATTCCCAGGAACTGCTGGAACTGGCCCAGGGGGTGGCCCGCAACGGAGCCCTGCTGACCGCCCATGTGCGCAGCTACGAAGGCGGCTTGCTGGAGAGCGTCCATGAATTTCTGGATCTGCTGGA
The nucleotide sequence above comes from Deinococcus roseus. Encoded proteins:
- a CDS encoding APH(3') family aminoglycoside O-phosphotransferase; the encoded protein is MTFPFPVPDDLQALIRQETWAEVSVGRSGAWVFAADQKFLKVQRVQTADSLQLEQQKLLWLGQHLPVPAVLHFSQQEGHEFLLTSRIAGQDLSVLAIKDREQAVRWFALSLKRWHSLPVQDCPFDRSVKTRLPEARLRLAAGLVDQTGFAEVSPEDMLEQLEQSIPPEDLVLTHGDYCFPNVLYQDGQLSGFVDVGRAGLSDRHTDLTLALWSTQYNCGPGWEEVFWQEYGLEQLDPQKLAYFSALDGFF
- a CDS encoding FxLYD domain-containing protein — its product is MLAPKDTSTSSSGSSGSGTLNSAGQTASEPSTPPAAPKDDLELLSAKWSSDGFAGYVIGKVKNNTNHDYGYAQITFNLYDKEGNQIGTAVDNINNLKAGGVWAYKALALAEDVATYEFSEVTGF
- a CDS encoding carbohydrate ABC transporter permease, with amino-acid sequence MNLDRNVNRSSLRVVSNGVYYLVMLLLAVPFLFPTVWMFAASLKSDQEIFQNPLALIPQSISWTNFVRIFHDYPFAAQYFNSVYIAIVVTLCTLVIGALAGYGFARLRFPGKDFMFILCLSAMMLPSEALSIPQFALFKFLGLNNTHIPIILLQIFGGTGALAVFMMRQHFLTLPKELDEAALMDGLDRWGIFWKIMLPLARPVLVATAIFAFLNSWNDYFNPLVYLNSSEQYTLPLGLQTFTDPLGGVFWNLTLAASTLSTLPLLLAFLVAQRQFVQSMVGSGVKG
- a CDS encoding M3 family oligoendopeptidase; this encodes MTATINPLLKDRPVSWEVYQPRYQELLDRELTPETIEAFLLDWSELDRELDQVVHVRSLNADLNTADEEVQNAYLEYLNGIQPHRDVAVSDLRKKLLTVAPAHLPADARLLAKRFEADDRAFHVDSVPLRTQLAELKQQYSQITGGMLIDFRGEQITVPRVEQLLLSPDRQEREEAWKAWQKARLEIAPKLDEVFLKQLKLRQQIHRNSGHANYRDYMWDRYHRFDYTPQDCLDFHETIETEVVPFTLELLEQHRQGLGIEELKPWDFYWRSQMDPQNRPALQPFSTVEELENKTEQVFFSLSPKLGEMFKTLKDRRAMDLGSRENKMSHAYCTTIDTEKLPFVLQNVVGTEGDVSTTLHEFGHAFHAYVSMRTQRLIWNAFSATEFVEVPSMGMELIALDHLTPFYTPQEIQRAKESAIRQSVHNLPWMCYMDAFQHWLYSEAPEDITIEMLDQKSRELLDRFQPQPNWSGFEAEKGKVWQYYHMFNHPFYYIEYALSGLGAVQLWKNHQENPEKTLQQYLEALEPGDSLSVPELYEKCGLNFKFDRQTVHDLMGFLREQLQG
- a CDS encoding FAD-dependent oxidoreductase, which encodes MTHEHSTDILIAGGGLGGVAAALSALALGRKVILTEETDWLGGQLTSQAVPPDEAWWIEESGATASYRRFRELVRRYYREHYPLKPEIAADPFLNPGLGNVSRLCFEPRVGVAVLEQMLAPYRASRQLEVWMQHVPIAAETERDSIQSVTFKSLTTGEHHTVAAKMVLDATELGDLLELAGAEHVIGAESQLQTGELHALEGAANPLDQQAISWCFALDHTEGQDHTIEKPEQYSFWKDYQAPFWPNRQLSWNDLHPITLKPRFRDLFSDPVVQLHKGDFWHYRRIFHKGHYEEGLYPSDITLVNWPQIDYWLGPIIGVSEQEKQQHLKGAMQLSLSLLYWMQTEAPRHDGKGYGYPGLRLRGDITGTEHGLAKSIYVRESRRIQAEFTVLEQHVGVEARKGLSGAEAFQDSVGIGQYRIDLHPSTAGRSYIDVESYPFQIPLGALIPVRMENLLPACKNLGTTHITNGCYRLHPVEWNIGEAAGALAAYCLEKGLKPREVRNTAHHLADFQGVLTLSLGFELQWPEQYRLLASPGF
- a CDS encoding carbohydrate ABC transporter permease, whose product is MTTNHTPVPRTSSRPRKGGWESQWVGLLFVLPFMIGLTVLFIGPILAVPIMSLYNWVLPRAPEWIGLGNYARMGTDREVLHSVWVTVLFVVMLVPTNIILALGLALLLNVKAKALGFFRMALFSPVVVPLVAWALVWRFVLQPDFGLVNVLLGKLGIQGPNWLFEAPWALIAVVVCLVIEHVGMNMLIFLGALQNVPAEVHEAAKIDGANSSQTFFKVTLPLMSPTVFLTVIVTLIGALKSFAPIYVLTGGSDATSVLMVQMWKQGFKYFDFGYASGLSWLIFLVMLTLTWMQWQLRKRWVFYES